A section of the Veillonella criceti genome encodes:
- a CDS encoding MOSC domain-containing protein encodes MAKVIAISISEKKGQKKHNIPEAKLITDFGMEGDAHAGKWHRQISLLGIQSIDLMRAKGADVNPGDFAENITIEGIVLYELPVGTRLFVGDEVLLEVTQIGKECHSGCEIQKQVGSCIMPTQGIFAKVLSGGMIHVGDTVVVEESASE; translated from the coding sequence ATGGCAAAAGTGATTGCTATTTCTATTAGCGAAAAAAAAGGACAGAAGAAGCATAATATTCCTGAAGCAAAGTTGATTACAGATTTTGGTATGGAAGGGGATGCCCATGCAGGTAAATGGCATCGTCAAATTAGTTTATTAGGCATTCAAAGCATTGATTTGATGCGTGCTAAAGGGGCTGATGTAAACCCTGGTGATTTTGCTGAAAATATTACGATAGAAGGCATTGTGTTATATGAATTACCTGTAGGAACTCGTTTGTTCGTAGGTGATGAAGTGTTGCTCGAAGTCACTCAGATTGGTAAAGAATGTCATTCTGGTTGTGAAATACAAAAACAAGTAGGTTCATGTATTATGCCAACACAAGGTATTTTTGCAAAAGTATTGAGTGGTGGCATGATTCATGTAGGTGATACCGTTGTCGTCGAAGAGAGTGCTAGTGAATAG
- the dpaL gene encoding diaminopropionate ammonia-lyase: MATIKWEMNHLPKSEQNNLAIMSVEEAKKARAFHQSFPQYTETPLTSLPELAKFWGLGSVFVKDESYRFGLNAFKVLGGAYSMVKYVAQQLGKDVLELPYDVLTSKELQAQLGDVTFFTATDGNHGRGVAWAARQLGQKAVVFMPKGTTQSRLEHIQREGATVTIEELNYDDCVRKAVAEAAKVNNGVVVQDTAWEGYEEVPSWIMQGYGTMALEAGEQLAKAEILPTHIFVQAGVGSLAGAVTGYFRNLYKEAKVQPKIVVVEAQAADCLYQGAVAGDGKPRMVGGDLQTIMAGLACGEPNTISWEILRNHADVFVSAPDWVAQWGMRISAAPLKGDTSIISGESGAAPLGTVAAIMTCPDYKELKETLGLNETSQVLCFSTEGDTDPIRYKDIVWYGK; this comes from the coding sequence ATGGCCACAATCAAATGGGAAATGAATCACTTGCCAAAAAGTGAACAGAATAATTTGGCGATTATGTCAGTGGAGGAAGCTAAAAAGGCACGTGCCTTTCATCAAAGTTTTCCACAGTATACTGAAACGCCATTGACTTCGTTACCTGAGTTAGCCAAGTTTTGGGGGTTAGGCAGTGTATTTGTCAAAGATGAATCGTATCGCTTTGGCTTAAATGCTTTTAAAGTGCTAGGTGGTGCGTATTCCATGGTAAAATACGTGGCGCAACAATTAGGGAAAGATGTGTTGGAATTACCCTATGATGTCTTGACTTCAAAAGAATTACAGGCGCAATTAGGTGATGTTACCTTTTTTACGGCTACCGATGGAAATCACGGTCGTGGCGTAGCTTGGGCAGCGCGCCAATTAGGTCAAAAGGCTGTGGTGTTCATGCCAAAAGGAACTACCCAATCTCGTTTAGAACATATTCAGCGTGAGGGGGCTACCGTAACGATTGAAGAATTAAATTATGATGACTGTGTGCGCAAAGCCGTAGCCGAAGCAGCCAAAGTAAATAATGGTGTGGTTGTGCAAGACACTGCTTGGGAGGGATACGAAGAAGTACCAAGTTGGATTATGCAAGGCTATGGCACGATGGCGCTTGAAGCAGGTGAGCAACTAGCGAAAGCAGAGATCCTGCCAACCCATATCTTTGTACAAGCCGGGGTCGGTTCGTTGGCTGGTGCGGTAACAGGTTATTTTAGAAATTTATATAAAGAGGCTAAGGTACAACCAAAGATTGTAGTAGTAGAGGCGCAAGCGGCGGATTGTTTATATCAAGGGGCTGTTGCTGGTGATGGCAAACCTAGAATGGTAGGTGGTGATTTACAAACAATTATGGCTGGTCTTGCCTGTGGTGAGCCCAATACCATTAGTTGGGAAATTTTACGAAATCATGCAGATGTATTTGTATCGGCTCCTGATTGGGTAGCCCAATGGGGCATGCGTATTAGTGCCGCGCCACTTAAAGGGGATACTTCCATTATTTCGGGTGAATCAGGGGCGGCGCCACTAGGAACGGTAGCGGCGATTATGACTTGCCCTGATTATAAAGAGTTAAAAGAAACATTGGGATTAAATGAGACATCTCAGGTACTTTGCTTCTCGACTGAAGGGGATACAGATCCAATTCGGTATAAAGATATTGTTTGGTATGGTAAGTAA
- a CDS encoding helix-turn-helix transcriptional regulator, with translation MKNDLAVLKQIAHGLAQQFGETCEVVIHDVRTPEMEGTVVCIENGKVSNRKLGDGPSHVVLEALKNGGKDVADRYGYLTRTKDGRVFRSSTMYMRDENGDIMYVFGINSDITNLMHLQQIVNQVADNAGVPNLTHDTKASAGAERITTSVADLLDDLIEQAVQQVGKPAQLMNKAERIEALKFLNDSGAFLISKAADKIGEYFGISRFTLYSDLNMIKDKEKEQ, from the coding sequence ATGAAAAATGATTTAGCGGTACTGAAACAGATTGCTCATGGGTTAGCTCAGCAGTTTGGTGAAACCTGTGAAGTAGTGATTCATGATGTAAGAACTCCTGAAATGGAGGGGACAGTGGTTTGTATAGAAAATGGCAAAGTTTCTAACCGTAAACTTGGCGATGGGCCTTCGCATGTTGTATTAGAGGCCCTTAAAAATGGGGGAAAAGATGTAGCTGATCGATATGGCTATTTGACACGGACTAAGGATGGTCGTGTATTTAGGTCAAGTACGATGTATATGCGTGATGAAAATGGGGACATTATGTATGTTTTTGGCATTAATTCAGATATTACTAATTTGATGCATTTACAACAAATTGTTAATCAAGTTGCTGATAATGCAGGCGTTCCTAATCTTACGCATGATACTAAAGCTTCCGCTGGAGCAGAACGGATTACGACCAGTGTAGCTGACTTATTAGATGATTTAATTGAACAAGCCGTACAGCAAGTTGGCAAACCAGCGCAGTTGATGAATAAAGCAGAACGGATTGAAGCGTTGAAATTTTTAAATGATTCAGGGGCTTTTTTGATTTCCAAAGCAGCCGATAAGATTGGTGAATATTTTGGTATTTCTCGTTTTACCTTATACAGTGACTTAAATATGATTAAAGATAAAGAAAAGGAGCAATAA
- the moaA gene encoding GTP 3',8-cyclase MoaA has product MVQDSWQRTIEYVRVSLTEACNFCCPYCRPEAITPDSQTNLLTPDEWLVILEAFHKLGIRALRLTGGEPLLYPQLDRLLKELQQRAWFEDISMTTNGSLLADRAERLHKLGLQRVNISLDAVDEATFDERTGRTGQLQSVIDGIEASLAAGFKTVKINTVLMEALSDDMVRSLLAYMDKWPVIWRFIEYMPFQGQKFRGPTFEMWHQQLERLCGGRLLPVGSATNTKAVTGFGPATYYRLPQGHLVGFIFPMSHSYCESCNRVRLTSDGRLRLCLLRDEEADLVGLVRQGKTAKELAQHIVNILQLRKEQHEGTDMDVPQRAMWRIGG; this is encoded by the coding sequence ATGGTACAAGATAGTTGGCAACGAACAATTGAATATGTGCGTGTATCGCTAACGGAAGCCTGCAATTTTTGTTGTCCCTATTGCCGACCAGAGGCTATCACACCGGACAGTCAGACTAATTTATTAACGCCTGATGAGTGGCTCGTTATTTTAGAAGCTTTCCATAAATTGGGGATTCGAGCCTTGCGTCTTACAGGTGGTGAGCCCTTGTTGTATCCGCAATTAGATAGATTGCTAAAGGAACTACAACAACGAGCGTGGTTTGAAGACATATCCATGACGACCAATGGTAGTTTATTGGCTGACCGAGCAGAACGTTTGCATAAATTAGGTTTACAGCGTGTGAATATTAGTTTGGATGCTGTGGATGAAGCCACGTTTGATGAACGAACTGGACGTACAGGTCAATTACAATCAGTTATTGATGGCATTGAAGCCTCATTGGCCGCTGGTTTTAAAACAGTAAAAATTAATACGGTTTTAATGGAGGCTTTATCAGATGATATGGTACGCTCTTTATTAGCCTATATGGATAAATGGCCTGTTATTTGGCGTTTCATCGAATACATGCCATTTCAGGGACAAAAATTTAGAGGGCCTACTTTTGAAATGTGGCATCAACAGTTAGAACGACTTTGTGGTGGTAGATTATTGCCAGTAGGTTCAGCCACAAATACTAAAGCGGTAACTGGCTTTGGACCGGCTACATATTATCGTTTACCGCAAGGTCATTTGGTAGGATTCATTTTTCCCATGAGTCACAGTTACTGTGAGTCTTGTAATCGCGTGCGTTTGACGTCGGATGGACGTTTACGTCTTTGTTTACTTCGTGATGAAGAAGCCGATTTAGTAGGTCTTGTACGTCAAGGGAAAACGGCAAAAGAGTTAGCTCAGCATATTGTAAACATATTGCAGTTGCGTAAAGAACAACATGAGGGCACAGATATGGATGTACCACAGCGTGCTATGTGGCGTATTGGTGGCTAA
- a CDS encoding nucleobase:cation symporter-2 family protein encodes MSEDTKKAIHPVDEMLPTSQLFAYGLQHVLAMYAGAVAVPIIVAQAMHLSAEQLIHLINADLFTCGIATLIQTLGFWKVGARIPMIQGVTFASVTPMIVIGSQGGMTAIYGAIIVAGLFTFLIAPYFSRLIRLFPPVVTGTIITIIGITLLPVSVRWITGYAKPTSPEFASPMNLFLAFLTLAIVIIVYRFCKGFLSNISVLIGLIGGTIIATLLGVADFSEVATADWVGFITPFSFGYPTFDIGAILSMIIVMVVVMVETTGDCVAIGEIVGKPMGRKGLAKCLRADGLSTMLGGIFNSFPYTAFAQNVGLLAVTRVKSRFVVAMSGLILVVLGLVPKMAAVVACIPNSVLGGAGIAMFGMIIASGIRALSKVNFEGNYNLMLVAVSIGMSMVTLTEPNFYHNFPSWTAVILHSGITLGSLTAVILNLIFNGFGKEEPVEEED; translated from the coding sequence ATGAGCGAAGACACTAAAAAAGCGATTCATCCCGTAGATGAAATGCTGCCTACATCACAATTATTTGCCTATGGCCTACAGCATGTATTAGCTATGTATGCAGGCGCTGTAGCGGTGCCAATCATTGTAGCGCAAGCTATGCATTTGTCTGCGGAACAGTTAATTCATTTGATTAATGCTGATTTATTTACTTGTGGCATTGCGACCTTAATTCAGACATTGGGGTTTTGGAAAGTAGGGGCCCGTATTCCTATGATTCAAGGGGTAACCTTTGCATCTGTTACACCGATGATCGTTATTGGTTCCCAAGGAGGTATGACGGCCATTTATGGGGCCATTATAGTAGCCGGTCTATTTACCTTTTTAATAGCGCCGTACTTCAGTCGGTTAATTCGTTTATTCCCACCAGTAGTGACGGGGACAATTATTACAATCATTGGGATTACCTTGTTGCCAGTTTCAGTTCGGTGGATTACAGGTTATGCTAAACCAACATCCCCCGAGTTTGCTAGTCCGATGAACTTATTTTTAGCCTTTTTGACATTAGCTATTGTTATTATTGTATATCGTTTCTGTAAAGGCTTTTTAAGTAATATATCCGTATTAATTGGTTTAATTGGTGGTACCATTATTGCGACTCTCCTAGGGGTAGCTGATTTCAGTGAAGTCGCTACGGCTGATTGGGTTGGGTTCATTACACCGTTCTCCTTTGGGTATCCAACCTTTGATATAGGGGCTATTCTTTCCATGATTATTGTTATGGTCGTTGTTATGGTAGAAACGACGGGTGACTGCGTAGCTATTGGTGAAATTGTAGGTAAGCCAATGGGCCGGAAAGGATTAGCTAAATGCTTGCGAGCTGACGGGTTATCTACTATGTTGGGTGGTATTTTCAACAGCTTCCCATACACTGCTTTTGCACAAAACGTAGGTCTTTTGGCGGTAACACGCGTAAAAAGCCGTTTTGTAGTAGCCATGTCTGGTTTGATTCTTGTGGTATTAGGTCTTGTGCCTAAAATGGCCGCAGTGGTAGCTTGTATTCCAAACTCTGTATTAGGTGGTGCTGGGATTGCCATGTTTGGTATGATTATTGCTAGTGGTATCCGTGCTTTATCTAAAGTAAACTTTGAAGGTAATTATAACTTAATGTTGGTAGCTGTTAGTATTGGTATGAGTATGGTTACATTAACAGAACCAAACTTCTATCATAACTTTCCAAGCTGGACAGCCGTTATTTTACATAGTGGTATTACCCTTGGTAGTTTGACAGCGGTCATCCTTAATCTAATCTTTAATGGTTTTGGTAAAGAAGAACCTGTTGAGGAAGAAGATTAA
- a CDS encoding M20/M25/M40 family metallo-hydrolase, translating to MDFEAIKKAAQGYEAAMTKCLRDIVAIPGESADEKGHADRIAEEMRAVGFDEVIIDPQGNVLGYMGTGKTLIAYDAHIDTVGIGNRENWAFDPYEGFESATEIGGRGVSDQLGGIVSAIYGAKIMKDLGLLTDAYYIR from the coding sequence ATGGATTTCGAAGCGATTAAAAAAGCGGCACAAGGGTATGAAGCAGCTATGACAAAATGTTTACGTGATATCGTAGCGATTCCAGGTGAAAGTGCCGATGAAAAAGGGCATGCTGACCGTATTGCTGAAGAAATGAGAGCGGTTGGTTTTGATGAAGTTATCATCGATCCACAGGGTAATGTACTTGGTTATATGGGAACCGGCAAAACTTTAATTGCTTATGATGCGCATATTGATACAGTAGGCATTGGTAATCGTGAAAACTGGGCGTTTGATCCATATGAAGGTTTTGAATCTGCTACTGAAATTGGTGGTCGTGGTGTTTCTGACCAATTAGGTGGTATTGTATCAGCTATTTATGGTGCTAAAATCATGAAAGATTTAGGCCTTTTAACGGATGCGTATTACATTAGGTAG